A single genomic interval of Bacteroidota bacterium harbors:
- a CDS encoding serine/threonine-protein phosphatase — MARKEEIDWKSKYDREHAIRVAAEELIEQKSLELFEAQLSIEKYAEKLEYEQKEMQDSIRYGARILNRLLPNEYIIQSSFPSSRVFFAPRDIVGGDFYWTHRMPDGSVVLALSDCTGHGVPGAFMSIMGINQLNAIVPESIDSSPAGIIQRLDREITHILCEKNQSIGALQDGMDIAIIRWFPQKRKLFASSAHESVILQKADVVELLPTTRHSIGGNLISDKDYIDYEYELDGGSRIFMFSNGFYDQIGGPRRSKFGKRRVLELIEAHVRESFSSQFGAVVDAFHEWRGDQDQVDDVTFIGIELTT; from the coding sequence ATGGCGCGGAAAGAGGAAATTGACTGGAAGTCGAAATATGATCGGGAGCATGCTATCCGAGTGGCTGCAGAGGAGCTGATAGAACAAAAGAGCCTGGAACTATTTGAGGCCCAACTCTCGATAGAGAAGTATGCTGAAAAACTGGAGTATGAGCAGAAGGAAATGCAGGATAGCATCCGGTATGGGGCTAGAATACTCAATAGGCTGTTGCCCAATGAGTACATCATTCAGTCTTCTTTTCCCAGTAGCCGAGTTTTTTTTGCGCCCAGGGATATTGTAGGCGGCGATTTTTACTGGACACACAGGATGCCCGATGGTAGTGTGGTACTCGCCCTATCCGACTGTACAGGCCACGGCGTACCCGGTGCATTTATGAGCATCATGGGTATTAATCAGCTAAACGCCATTGTGCCCGAATCGATAGACTCATCCCCCGCAGGTATTATACAGCGGCTGGATAGGGAGATAACGCATATCCTGTGTGAAAAGAATCAAAGCATAGGTGCCTTGCAGGATGGAATGGATATTGCGATCATTCGATGGTTCCCCCAGAAGAGAAAGCTTTTTGCCTCATCTGCTCACGAGAGTGTTATTCTACAGAAAGCAGATGTGGTTGAATTATTACCTACAACTCGGCACTCAATAGGCGGGAATCTTATCTCAGATAAAGACTACATCGACTATGAGTATGAGCTGGATGGCGGATCTCGGATATTTATGTTTAGCAATGGATTTTACGATCAAATAGGTGGGCCCAGGCGAAGTAAATTTGGAAAGAGGAGGGTCTTGGAGTTGATAGAGGCGCATGTACGAGAATCTTTTTCTAGCCAGTTTGGTGCGGTGGTAGATGCGTTTCATGAATGGCGGGGCGACCAGGATCAGGTGGATGATGTTACCTTTATTGGTATCGAGTTGACCACCTGA
- a CDS encoding heme NO-binding domain-containing protein, protein MKGIVFSELLEMTEEVFGQQMLQKVIEKAELSNNGVYVSAGNYPFSELARIVSTLSAETNKPAEFLLEEYGKYLFQKMSIKYAALFDKIPDPISFLSKIDNYIHVEVHKLYPGAETPRFIIIEQDEKHIIMDYISSRGLDYLAIGMIKGCSTHYKVPLDIRTEKNNDEHNSTRFFVYVSEKVGSGRAADPGHRNKGVWAWLKRLFS, encoded by the coding sequence ATGAAAGGAATTGTATTCTCGGAACTACTGGAGATGACTGAAGAGGTTTTCGGTCAACAAATGCTACAAAAGGTAATCGAAAAGGCGGAGTTGAGCAACAATGGCGTTTACGTGTCGGCTGGCAACTACCCTTTTAGTGAGCTGGCCAGAATTGTTTCCACCCTGTCTGCGGAGACAAATAAGCCCGCCGAGTTTCTGCTGGAAGAGTACGGCAAGTATCTGTTTCAAAAAATGTCCATAAAATACGCCGCACTGTTTGATAAAATACCCGATCCCATCTCCTTCCTGTCCAAGATAGATAATTATATTCACGTAGAGGTACACAAACTGTATCCAGGTGCCGAGACGCCAAGATTTATAATTATAGAGCAAGACGAAAAGCATATTATAATGGACTACATCAGCAGCAGGGGGCTGGATTATCTTGCTATTGGTATGATAAAGGGTTGTTCTACCCACTACAAGGTTCCCCTGGATATACGGACGGAGAAGAATAATGACGAGCATAATTCTACCCGGTTCTTTGTATATGTCTCGGAGAAAGTAGGGAGTGGAAGGGCTGCCGATCCTGGCCACAGAAATAAAGGTGTTTGGGCTTGGCTCAAGCGCCTGTTTAGCTAG